A window of Streptomyces gilvosporeus contains these coding sequences:
- a CDS encoding [protein-PII] uridylyltransferase, translating into MTDSADDTGGYPAARLRLLQDGAATGPGRRAALARLTDDWLAALLDRAATEAGVTGVALVAVGGYGRGELSPRSDLDLLLLHDGRADTGAVAKLADHLWYPVWDLGLDLDHSVRTPAEARTAARDDLKVQLGLLDARHLAGDPELTASVRTAAYADWRESAPKRLPELHDLCQERAARQGELQFLLEPDLKEARGGLRDATALRAVAASWLADAPRGGLEAARTRLLDTRDALHLVTGRATDRLSLQDQPQVADALGAADADILLRETYEAARTISYAADVTWREVGRVLRSRSVRPTLRGLLPGRAANRVERSPLAEGVVELDGEAVLARAARPERDPVLVLRAAAAAAQAGLPLATHAIRRCAAAADVRPLPEPWPAEARDELVTLLGAGAPTVPVWESLEAEGALPRLLPEWERVRCHPQHNPVHTWTVDRHLVETAVRAAALTRRVHRPDLLLIAALLHDIGKGLPGDHSVAGADLARTIAARLGFEARDTEVIAALVRHHLLLIETATRRDLDDPATVGAVADAVGDTGTLELLHALTEADALATGPAAWSTWRAGLVADLVGRVAARLAGEAEPDTGGADEPTAEQERLAVEAGRIRGPVLALHTRAEAPAEDGAAPPVGVELLIAVPDQPGVLPAAAGVLALHRLTVRAADLRTLDPIGDGRVLLLSWRVAAEYGSLPDADRLRADLVRALDGSLDIPARLAERERAYARRTRPALAPPPSVTVAPGTSRTATVIEVRAQDAHGLLHRIGRALEGAGVCVRSAHISTLGANAVDAFYVTGTDGRPLSEEAARQLAEAVQGALL; encoded by the coding sequence TTGACCGACAGTGCCGACGACACCGGCGGGTACCCCGCCGCCCGCCTGCGCCTCCTCCAGGACGGCGCCGCGACCGGGCCGGGCCGGCGGGCCGCCCTGGCCCGCCTGACCGACGACTGGCTCGCCGCGCTCCTGGACCGCGCCGCCACCGAGGCGGGCGTCACCGGCGTCGCCCTGGTCGCCGTCGGCGGCTACGGACGCGGTGAACTCTCCCCGCGCAGCGACCTCGACCTGCTCCTGCTGCACGACGGGCGCGCCGACACCGGCGCCGTCGCCAAACTCGCCGACCACCTCTGGTACCCGGTGTGGGACCTCGGCCTCGACCTCGACCACTCCGTGCGCACCCCCGCCGAGGCCCGTACCGCCGCCCGCGACGACCTCAAGGTGCAGCTGGGCCTGCTGGACGCCCGCCACCTGGCGGGCGACCCGGAACTGACGGCCTCCGTGCGCACCGCCGCCTACGCCGACTGGCGCGAGAGCGCCCCCAAACGGCTGCCGGAACTCCACGACCTGTGCCAGGAACGCGCCGCCCGCCAGGGCGAGCTGCAATTCCTCCTCGAACCCGACCTCAAGGAAGCCCGCGGCGGACTGCGGGACGCCACCGCGCTGCGGGCCGTCGCCGCCTCCTGGCTCGCCGACGCCCCGCGCGGCGGCCTGGAGGCCGCCCGCACCCGTCTCCTGGACACCCGCGATGCGCTGCACCTGGTGACCGGCCGCGCCACCGACCGGCTCTCCCTCCAGGACCAGCCCCAGGTCGCCGACGCGCTCGGCGCCGCGGACGCCGACATCCTGCTGCGCGAGACCTACGAAGCCGCCCGCACCATCTCCTACGCCGCCGACGTCACCTGGCGCGAGGTCGGCCGCGTCCTGCGCTCCCGCTCCGTGCGGCCCACCCTGCGCGGACTGCTCCCGGGCCGCGCGGCGAACCGCGTCGAGCGCTCACCGCTCGCCGAGGGCGTCGTCGAACTCGACGGGGAGGCCGTGCTGGCCCGCGCCGCCCGGCCCGAACGCGACCCCGTCCTGGTACTGCGCGCCGCGGCCGCCGCCGCCCAGGCCGGGCTGCCGCTGGCCACCCACGCCATCCGCCGCTGCGCCGCCGCAGCGGACGTCCGCCCGCTGCCCGAGCCCTGGCCGGCCGAGGCCCGTGACGAGCTGGTGACCCTGCTGGGTGCGGGCGCCCCCACCGTGCCCGTATGGGAGTCCCTGGAGGCCGAGGGCGCGCTGCCGCGGCTGCTGCCCGAATGGGAGCGGGTGCGCTGCCACCCCCAGCACAACCCCGTCCACACCTGGACCGTCGACCGCCACCTGGTCGAGACCGCGGTCCGCGCCGCCGCCCTGACCCGCCGGGTGCACCGCCCCGACCTGCTGCTGATCGCCGCGCTGCTGCACGACATCGGCAAGGGGCTGCCCGGCGACCACTCCGTCGCCGGCGCCGACCTCGCCCGCACGATCGCCGCCCGGCTCGGCTTCGAGGCACGCGACACCGAGGTGATCGCCGCCCTCGTCCGCCACCACCTCCTGCTCATCGAGACCGCCACCCGCCGCGACCTGGACGACCCGGCCACCGTCGGCGCGGTCGCCGACGCCGTCGGCGACACCGGCACCCTGGAGCTGCTGCACGCCCTGACCGAGGCCGACGCGCTGGCCACCGGCCCCGCCGCCTGGAGCACCTGGCGCGCCGGACTCGTCGCCGACCTCGTCGGGCGGGTCGCCGCACGGCTCGCCGGCGAGGCCGAACCGGACACCGGCGGCGCCGACGAGCCCACCGCGGAGCAGGAGCGGCTGGCCGTGGAGGCCGGGCGCATCCGCGGCCCGGTCCTGGCCCTGCACACCCGCGCCGAGGCGCCCGCCGAGGACGGCGCCGCCCCGCCCGTCGGCGTGGAACTGCTGATCGCCGTCCCCGACCAGCCCGGAGTGCTGCCCGCCGCGGCCGGCGTACTGGCCCTGCACCGCCTGACCGTCCGCGCCGCCGACCTGCGCACCCTGGACCCGATAGGGGACGGCCGCGTCCTCCTGCTCAGCTGGCGGGTGGCCGCCGAATACGGCTCCCTGCCGGACGCCGACCGGCTGCGCGCCGACCTGGTCCGCGCCCTGGACGGCTCCCTGGACATCCCCGCCCGCCTCGCCGAACGCGAACGCGCCTACGCCCGCCGCACCCGCCCCGCCCTGGCCCCGCCCCCCAGCGTCACCGTCGCCCCCGGCACCTCCCGTACGGCGACCGTCATCGAGGTACGGGCCCAGGACGCGCACGGTCTGCTGCACCGGATCGGGCGGGCGCTGGAGGGCGCCGGGGTCTGCGTCCGCAGCGCCCACATCAGCACGCTCGGCGCCAACGCCGTCGATGCGTTCTATGTGACCGGCACCGACGGGCGCCCCCTGTCCGAGGAGGCGGCGCGGCAGCTCGCGGAGGCGGTGCAGGGCGCGCTGCTCTGA
- the ffh gene encoding signal recognition particle protein, with product MFDTLSDRLASTFKNLRGKGRLSEADIDATAREIRIALLEADVALPVVRAFIKQVKERATGAEVSQALNPAQQVIKIVNEELIGILGGETRRLRLAKQPPTVIMLAGLQGAGKTTLAGKLGRWLKGQGHSPLLVACDLQRPNAVGQLQVVSERAGVAFYGPQPGNGVGDPVQVAKDSVEHARTKQYDVVIVDTAGRLGIDQEMMQQAADIRDAIGPDEVLFVVDAMIGQDAVNTAEAFRDGVGFDGVVLSKLDGDARGGAALSIAHVTGKQIMFASNGEKLDDFDAFHPDRMASRILGMGDMLSLIEKAEQTFSQAEAEKMAAKLAKGPKEFTLDDFLAQMEQVRKMGSISKLLGMLPGMGQMKEQINNLDEREVDRTAAIIKSMTPAERQDPTIINGSRRARIAKGSGVDVSMVKSLVERFFDARKMMSRMAQGGGLPGMPGMPGMGGGAGRKKKQVKQAKGKRKSGNPMKRKADEEAAAARREAGQSGSPFGLPQGGQQPQDFELPEEFKKFMG from the coding sequence GTGTTCGATACGCTTTCCGACCGCTTGGCGAGTACTTTCAAAAACCTCCGGGGCAAGGGCCGCCTGAGCGAGGCGGACATCGACGCCACGGCGCGCGAGATCCGTATCGCCCTGCTCGAGGCCGATGTCGCCCTCCCGGTGGTCCGGGCCTTCATCAAGCAGGTCAAGGAGCGGGCCACCGGCGCCGAGGTCTCCCAGGCCCTCAACCCCGCCCAGCAGGTCATCAAGATCGTCAACGAGGAGCTCATCGGCATCCTCGGCGGCGAGACCCGGCGGCTGCGCCTGGCCAAGCAGCCCCCGACCGTCATCATGCTGGCCGGTCTCCAGGGCGCCGGTAAGACCACGCTGGCCGGAAAGCTCGGCCGCTGGCTCAAGGGCCAGGGCCACAGCCCCCTGCTGGTCGCCTGCGACCTCCAGCGCCCCAACGCCGTGGGCCAGCTCCAGGTCGTCTCCGAGCGCGCCGGCGTCGCCTTCTACGGACCCCAGCCGGGCAACGGTGTCGGCGATCCGGTGCAGGTCGCCAAGGACTCCGTCGAGCACGCGCGGACCAAGCAGTACGACGTCGTCATCGTCGACACCGCCGGCCGCCTGGGCATCGACCAGGAGATGATGCAGCAGGCCGCGGACATCCGCGACGCGATCGGCCCCGACGAGGTCCTCTTCGTCGTCGACGCCATGATCGGCCAGGACGCGGTCAACACCGCCGAGGCCTTCCGCGACGGCGTCGGCTTCGACGGCGTGGTCCTGTCCAAGCTGGACGGCGACGCCCGCGGCGGTGCCGCGCTCTCCATCGCGCACGTCACCGGCAAGCAGATCATGTTCGCCTCCAACGGCGAGAAGCTCGACGACTTCGACGCGTTCCACCCGGACCGCATGGCGTCGCGCATCCTGGGCATGGGCGACATGCTCAGCCTCATCGAGAAGGCCGAGCAGACCTTCAGCCAGGCCGAGGCCGAGAAGATGGCGGCCAAGCTGGCGAAGGGCCCCAAGGAGTTCACCCTCGACGACTTCCTGGCCCAGATGGAGCAGGTCAGGAAGATGGGCTCCATCTCCAAGCTGCTCGGCATGCTGCCCGGTATGGGGCAGATGAAGGAGCAGATCAACAACCTCGACGAGCGCGAGGTGGACCGCACCGCCGCGATCATCAAGTCCATGACGCCGGCCGAGCGCCAGGACCCGACGATCATCAACGGCTCGCGGCGCGCCCGTATCGCCAAGGGTTCCGGCGTCGACGTCTCCATGGTCAAGAGCCTGGTCGAGCGGTTCTTCGACGCCCGCAAGATGATGTCGCGGATGGCCCAGGGCGGCGGCTTGCCGGGCATGCCCGGGATGCCCGGCATGGGCGGCGGCGCCGGCCGCAAGAAGAAGCAGGTCAAGCAGGCCAAGGGCAAGCGCAAGAGCGGCAACCCGATGAAGCGCAAGGCCGACGAGGAGGCCGCGGCCGCCCGCCGCGAGGCCGGCCAGTCCGGCAGCCCCTTCGGTCTTCCGCAGGGCGGCCAGCAGCCGCAGGACTTCGAACTCCCGGAGGAGTTCAAGAAGTTCATGGGCTGA
- a CDS encoding SAM-dependent methyltransferase yields MSPTLVRHQPADSSASLRGQGLSDPAGARARARDWAEIQERMLVPLYDAAYDRLGIGTGTRLLGLGCGSGLALLLAAARGAQVSGVDTDAFRLALARERLSPDGGPRAARLVCGGPAAAASPEGLSHRARCNVITAFHPPGCGNADQEPAAALTAAAALAERGSAVVLGGWGPVERCATAGVLRVVARRLADPPPTAAGWRPSGRDDLEDLAERAGLRPDGSGRVACPFGYADAASAVRGLLSTGVFDAALEVTERQQVEKELGEALHPYQRADGTVWMPNVFRYVIARTR; encoded by the coding sequence ATGTCACCCACCCTCGTGCGGCACCAGCCCGCGGACTCCTCCGCCTCCCTGCGCGGTCAGGGACTTTCCGATCCGGCCGGTGCACGGGCGCGGGCCCGGGACTGGGCCGAGATCCAGGAGCGGATGCTGGTGCCGCTGTACGACGCCGCGTACGACCGGCTGGGCATCGGTACGGGCACCCGGCTGCTGGGGCTCGGCTGCGGGTCGGGGCTGGCGCTGCTGCTGGCGGCGGCGCGTGGTGCGCAGGTCAGCGGGGTGGATACGGACGCGTTCCGGCTGGCGCTGGCGCGCGAGCGGCTGTCACCGGACGGCGGGCCGCGGGCGGCCCGGCTGGTGTGCGGCGGGCCCGCGGCGGCCGCGTCCCCGGAGGGCCTGTCCCACCGGGCGCGGTGCAACGTGATCACCGCGTTCCATCCGCCGGGCTGCGGGAACGCCGACCAGGAGCCGGCGGCGGCGCTGACCGCGGCGGCCGCCCTGGCGGAACGCGGCAGCGCCGTGGTGCTGGGCGGCTGGGGCCCGGTGGAGCGGTGCGCCACGGCCGGGGTGCTGCGGGTGGTGGCGCGGCGGCTGGCCGATCCCCCGCCGACGGCCGCCGGCTGGCGGCCCAGCGGGCGCGACGACCTGGAGGACCTGGCGGAGCGGGCGGGCCTGCGACCGGACGGTTCGGGGCGGGTGGCCTGCCCGTTCGGGTACGCGGATGCGGCGAGCGCGGTGCGCGGGCTGCTGTCGACCGGCGTCTTCGACGCGGCGCTGGAGGTGACCGAGCGGCAGCAGGTGGAGAAGGAGCTCGGCGAGGCGCTGCACCCGTATCAGCGGGCGGACGGCACGGTCTGGATGCCGAACGTGTTCCGGTACGTGATCGCGCGGACCCGGTAG
- the rpsP gene encoding 30S ribosomal protein S16 — MAVKIKLKRLGKIRSPHYRIVVADSRTRRDGRAIEEIGLYHPVQNPSRIEVDSERAQYWLGVGAQPTEPVLAILKKTGDWQKFKGEPAPAPLLVAEPKADKRALFEAAAKATGDEPKGEAITPKAKKADKKTDEAEAASSSESTEA, encoded by the coding sequence GTGGCAGTCAAGATCAAGCTGAAGCGTCTGGGCAAGATCCGTTCGCCTCACTACCGCATCGTCGTCGCCGACTCCCGTACCCGCCGTGACGGCCGGGCCATCGAGGAGATCGGCCTGTACCACCCGGTGCAGAACCCCTCGCGCATCGAGGTCGACTCCGAGCGTGCGCAGTACTGGCTGGGCGTCGGCGCCCAGCCGACCGAGCCGGTTCTCGCCATCCTGAAGAAGACCGGCGACTGGCAGAAGTTCAAGGGCGAGCCCGCCCCGGCGCCGCTGCTGGTCGCCGAGCCGAAGGCCGACAAGCGCGCCCTCTTCGAGGCCGCCGCCAAGGCCACCGGCGACGAGCCGAAGGGTGAGGCCATCACCCCGAAGGCGAAGAAGGCCGACAAGAAGACGGACGAGGCCGAGGCCGCGTCCTCCTCCGAGTCGACCGAGGCCTGA
- a CDS encoding RNA-binding protein: MLEEALEHLVKGIVDNPDDVQVASRTLRRGRVLEVRVHPDDLGKVIGRNGRTARALRTVVGAIGGRGIRVDLVDADDVR; this comes from the coding sequence ATGCTCGAGGAAGCCCTCGAGCACCTCGTCAAGGGCATCGTCGACAACCCCGACGACGTGCAGGTGGCATCGCGCACCCTGCGCCGCGGGCGCGTACTCGAGGTCCGGGTGCACCCCGACGACCTCGGCAAGGTGATCGGCCGCAACGGCCGTACCGCCCGCGCGCTGCGGACCGTCGTGGGCGCCATCGGCGGGCGGGGCATCCGCGTCGACCTGGTCGACGCGGACGACGTCCGCTGA
- the rimM gene encoding ribosome maturation factor RimM (Essential for efficient processing of 16S rRNA), translated as MQLVVARIGRAHGIKGEVTVEVRTDEPELRLAPGAVLATDPSSAGPLTIATGRVHSGRLLLRFEGVADRTAAEALRNILLIAEVDPDEVPEDPEEFYDHQLIDLDVVTRDGTMVGRITEVSHLPYQDLLIVKRPDGAEVMIPFVSEIVPEIDLEEQRAVIDPPPGLLDPAQAEIASSREDT; from the coding sequence GTGCAACTGGTAGTGGCCCGCATCGGCCGCGCCCACGGCATCAAGGGCGAGGTCACCGTAGAGGTACGCACCGACGAGCCCGAACTGCGGCTCGCCCCCGGGGCCGTCCTCGCCACCGATCCGTCCTCGGCCGGACCGCTGACCATCGCGACCGGCCGCGTCCACAGCGGCCGGCTGCTGCTGCGCTTCGAGGGCGTCGCCGACCGCACCGCCGCCGAGGCGCTGCGCAACATCCTGCTGATCGCGGAGGTCGACCCCGACGAGGTCCCCGAGGACCCCGAGGAGTTCTACGACCACCAGCTGATCGACCTCGACGTCGTCACCCGCGACGGCACCATGGTCGGCCGGATCACCGAGGTCTCCCATCTGCCCTACCAGGACCTGCTGATCGTCAAGCGGCCCGACGGTGCGGAGGTCATGATCCCGTTCGTCTCCGAGATCGTCCCGGAGATCGACCTGGAGGAGCAGCGCGCGGTCATCGACCCGCCGCCCGGCCTGCTCGACCCCGCACAGGCCGAGATCGCCTCGAGCCGCGAGGACACCTGA
- the trmD gene encoding tRNA (guanosine(37)-N1)-methyltransferase TrmD, whose product MRLDVVTIFPEYLEPLNVSLVGKARARGQLDVRIHDLREWTHDKHHTVDDTPYGGGPGMVMKPDPWGEALDTVLASGEGEPVLVVPTPSGVPFTQQLAVELSAKPWLVFTPARYEGIDRRVIEEYGDRLDVREVSIGDYVLAGGEAPVLVMVEAIARLLPGVLGNAASHQDDSFAPGAMADLLEGPVYTKPPEWRGRTIPDVLLSGHHGKIARWRRDEAFRRTDANRPDLIERADPAAFDKKDRDILAALGWTQGTDGRFGRTGEAVEE is encoded by the coding sequence ATGCGGCTCGACGTCGTCACGATCTTCCCCGAGTACCTCGAGCCGCTGAACGTCTCCCTCGTCGGCAAGGCCCGCGCCCGCGGACAGCTCGACGTGCGCATCCACGACCTGCGGGAGTGGACCCACGACAAGCACCACACCGTCGACGACACCCCCTACGGCGGCGGCCCCGGCATGGTCATGAAGCCCGACCCCTGGGGCGAGGCGCTCGATACGGTGCTGGCCTCCGGCGAGGGCGAGCCCGTCCTCGTCGTGCCCACCCCCAGCGGGGTGCCCTTCACCCAGCAGCTCGCCGTCGAACTCTCCGCCAAGCCCTGGCTGGTCTTCACCCCGGCCCGCTACGAAGGCATCGACCGCCGCGTCATCGAGGAGTACGGCGACCGCCTCGACGTGCGCGAGGTGTCCATCGGCGACTACGTCCTGGCCGGCGGTGAGGCGCCCGTCCTCGTCATGGTCGAGGCCATCGCCCGGCTGCTGCCCGGCGTCCTCGGCAACGCCGCCTCCCACCAGGACGACTCCTTCGCCCCCGGGGCGATGGCCGACCTCCTGGAAGGCCCCGTCTACACCAAGCCCCCCGAGTGGCGCGGCCGGACGATCCCCGACGTGCTGCTCAGCGGTCACCACGGCAAGATCGCCCGCTGGCGGCGCGACGAGGCGTTCCGCCGTACCGACGCCAACCGCCCCGACCTGATCGAGCGCGCCGACCCGGCCGCCTTCGACAAGAAGGACCGCGACATCCTCGCCGCGCTGGGCTGGACGCAGGGAACGGACGGCCGATTTGGGCGCACCGGCGAGGCCGTGGAAGAATAG
- the rplS gene encoding 50S ribosomal protein L19, producing MHLLDSVDSAALRSDIPAFRPGDTVNVHVRVIEGNRSRVQQFKGVVIRRQGSGVRETFTVRKVSFSVGVERTFPVHTPIVEKIEVVTRGDVRRAKLYYLRELRGKAAKIKEKRDN from the coding sequence ATGCACCTTCTCGACTCCGTCGACTCCGCAGCGCTGCGCAGCGACATCCCGGCCTTCCGCCCGGGTGACACCGTCAACGTCCACGTCCGCGTCATCGAGGGCAACCGCTCCCGTGTGCAGCAGTTCAAGGGCGTCGTCATCCGCCGTCAGGGCTCGGGCGTGCGCGAGACCTTCACGGTCCGCAAGGTCAGCTTCTCCGTAGGCGTCGAGCGCACCTTCCCGGTGCACACCCCGATCGTCGAGAAGATCGAGGTCGTCACCCGCGGTGACGTCCGCCGCGCCAAGCTGTACTACCTGCGTGAGCTCCGCGGCAAGGCCGCGAAGATCAAGGAGAAGCGCGACAACTGA